The Obesumbacterium proteus DNA window CACTGTCGAGATAAGGCTGTAGAAAAAAGCGCATGCCCTGTAAAAGCCCTAAGCCAGCAAGGCCTGCAACGATGTAGGCTTCAGAATTATCCATGACCAGTTTACCCGGCGGGTGAATTTCTGTCGTTCCTGTCTCTGTTTTGAATATCCACGGCATTGACTGACGACTACTGCTATTCACCCAGTTAACGGCCTGATGATGCTGTAGGTCTTCGAGGGTATCTAACCTACCGTGCGCGGCGAGATAGCCAGGGCTGGCGCAGGTGAGCATGTCAATATTGCCCAACGGGCGTGAGATATAGTCGCCATCTTCTAGCTCTCCCATTCGCAAGACGCAGTCCAAACCTTCACGAAGCATATTTCGGCGACGATCGGAGCAGCTGAGAATAATTTCGATATTGGGGTGCATACGATAAAAGTCCGGCAACTTAGGTACTACGCGCAAAGCGGCAAATGAGATCGGCATATCCACGCGTAGCTGTCCAGATAAAGGACGATCTGGCGCAAAGGATTCAAGTAAATCATCCGCCTGCGCCAATAATGGCTTGCTGCGTTGATAAAAATCTTCACCTTCGGGCGTCAGATTTATCTGGCGTGTCGTGCGCTGTAACAGGCGCACGCCGCTGTGCTGCTCTAATTGCTGCAAAGCTTTGGTCACCGCGGGACGGTGAATTTGTAGGTTTTCTGCCGCGCGGGTAAAACTGCCAGACTCAACGATCTCGATAAAAATTTTAATTAATTCAAAAAGATTAATTTGCATAGCACGCTTTATTCACTGTGAGGTCAATCGCGGAACGCGAGTATTGATAGGTTTATTGTTACATATTTAATAATAGTGATGTATCAGTATTGCTATTTTTCTCAACAATAAAACTCACTAGACTTGCCCCACTCTTAAAAACCAGTCTGAAGCGTTCTTCAGAAGGACATTGTGTTATGCAAAATAATCGTATCTGCCAAATCCTAGGTATAGAAAAACCTGTGATTCAGGGGCCGCTATCTTGGCTTACTGACGCCCGTTTAGTTGCGGCGGTCAGCAACGCTGGAGGCCTGGGTGTGTTAGGCCCCAATGCGGGTTTAACGGCTGAAACGGCGGTATCTACGCCGCATGAGACGGCTGAAAAAATGCGTGAAGAGATTAGAAAAACCAAAGCGCTGACTGAAAAACCGTTTGGCGTTAACCTGATCCCCTTACCGGAGAATGACATTTGGACGCCGCCTATCCTGCAGGTTATTAAAGAAGAAGGCGTAAAAGTCGTGGTTTATACCGCGTATGGCGAAGGCGCAGTCATCCCCGCGCTGTTTAACGAATTAAAAGCCGCCGGTATTGCGATCATCTATCGCGACCTCAACCCAACGCCAGAAAATACCCGTATTGCTGAAGCTGCCGGTGCAGATATTATTGTGGCAACCGGTTTTGATGAAGGCGGAACGTTACCCGGCAAAGCCTTAGGCACATTCTCAGTGGTACCGCTCATTGCCGATGCGGTAAAAAACGTGCCTGTTTTGGCGGCTGGCGGCATCACCGATAGCCGAACGGCTAAAGCCGCACACGCCCTTGGCGCTAGCGGCGTCTTTGCCGGTTCAGTATTTATCAGCACCGAGGAAAGCCGTGTTCCCCAGTCGATAAAAGATAAAATTATTCATTCTGACGGATTGGATATGCAGCTTTTCCGCACCCAACCCGCCTACTATCGCTCCCTGCCCGGCAAGCTGACAGAAAAACTGGTGGCGATGGATAAAGCGGGTGCCAGTAACGAAGAGATCGGTAAAGTGATGGGCGGCTTGCGCGGTTTACGAATTGGTATGCTTGAGGGTAATACCGATGAAGGTTATATCTCGCTGGGTACCGGTATCGGCAGTATCCGAGAAGTGAAAAGCGTGGCCGACGTGGTTAATGAATTAACCGTATAGACATATCACCGTTTCCCGCCGTTGATGGCGGGATCGCTGATGCTCTAAAGCAACGCGACTCCCTTATCCAATTAGTCATTCCGATACGTTTCTCTATGTGCTAACAACTGCAACAAGTGGCATAATCTGCGGCAACATTTGTATTATGCCAAAGCCACTAAACATAGGGATCGAATACATGACCAATGCCTACTCCTCCCCCGTATTGATCACTGGAGGTGCCCGCAGAATCGGGCTGGCGTTAGCGCATGCATTGTTGTCACAGGGAACCGCTGTGATTGTGGCCTATCGCAGCGAATATCCTGCGTTAGAAGGATTACGCAACGCGGGTGCGATGTGCATTCAGGGTGATTTTACCCAAACTGACGAAATCTATCGTTTTGCCGAGCAGGTTAAAGCTCACACTCCCAAACTGCGTGCGGTTATTCATAACGCCAGCGCATGGCTCGCCGAATCACCCGAGATAGCACCCGAGCAAACGCTGGCATCCATGCTGCAAATCCATGTTTATACCCCCTATCTTCTTAATCAACTCTTAGAGCCATTGCTGATTGGTCAAGGCGAAGCCGGAGCCGACATTATCCACATTACCGATTATGTGGTGGAACGCGGCAGCGCCAAACATATCGCGTATGCTGCGAGCAAAGCGGCATTGGACAATATGACCCGCTCTTTTGCGGCGAAATTGGCGCCAGAGGTTAAAGTGAATGCGGTGGCTCCCGCGCTAATCATGTTCAATGCAATGGATGATGATGAATATCGTCAAAAGGCGCTCGACAAATCATTGATGAAAATAGCACCGGGTGAGCATGAAATAGTGAATACCATTGAGTTTCTGTTGAACAGCCGGTTCGTCACTGGTCGTACTATTAGCGTGGATGGTGGGCGTCCACTGCGTTAGTTTGCAAACTTATATAAAATCGTTTTACCACGCGAAGGCATAGAAATCGTTATGAACAACATTGTATTTGTTGAAGATGATCAAGAGGTTGGGCAGCTTATTGCGGCATACCTCGGCAAGCACGACCTCGATGTCACCATCGAGCCGCGTGGTGATACGGCAATGGAAACGATTACTCGCCTTAACCCTGATTTGGTTTTGCTGGATATTATGTTGCCTGGCAAAGATGGTATGACGTTATGCCGCGATTTACGCCCCGTGTATAAAGGCCCTATCGTGCTGCTGACCTCACTCGACAGCGATATGAATCACATTTTGTCGCTCGAAATGGGCGCTAACGACTATATTCTGAAAACGACGCCGCCGGCGGTATTGCTGGCGCGTTTGCGTTTGCATTTACGCCAGCATCAACCACAGGCGATAGAAAGCGAAGCGACGCCGGTGAATACCCGTAACGGCATTCATTTTGGCCAACTGCGTATTGACCCAGTGAATCGTCAGGTCACGTTGAAAGATAAGAATATTAACCTCTCCACCTCCGATTTCGATCTGCTGTGGGAACTGGCCACCCACGCAGGCACCATTATGGATCGCGATGCCCTGCTGCTCACCCTACGCGGCGTGAGCTATGACGGCATGGATCGCAGCATCGACGTGGCGATTTCTCGCCTGCGTCGTAAACTAGATGACAACGCAATCGACCCGTTCCGTATTAAAACCGTGCGTAATAAGGGCTACCTGTTTGCGCCGAATGCGTGGGAATAATTTTCAATGAGAAAGCTTTTTGTTCAGTTTTATCTGTTGTTGTTCGTCTGCTTTCTGGTTATGGCCATGCTGGTTGGATTAGTTTATAAGGTTACCGCCGAGCGTGCCGGACGCCAATCAATGGACGATCTGATGAAAAGCTCGCTCTATCTTATCCGCAGCGAACTGCGCGAAATTCCCCCGCGCGATTGGAATAAAACTATTAATAAACTCGATTGGAATCTCTCGTTTAAATTCCATATTGAGCCATTGGGTAAACGTCAGCTCCCTTCTGATTTAGAAAAAAAACTGCGAAATGGCGAGATTGTGGCGTTGGATAGCGAGTATTCATTTATCCAACGCATCCCGCGTAGCCACTACGTTTTAGCCGTTGGCCCGATTCCCTACCTTTTCTATCTGCATGAAATGCGCCTGCTGGATTTGGCTCTGTTGCTGTTTATCGGGCTGTCTTTAGCCCTACCGGTTTTTCTCTGGATGCGCCCTCACTGGCAGGATTTATTGAAACTAGAGAATGCGGCTCAGCGTTTAGGGGAAGGTCATCTTGAAGAGCGAACGCATTTCGAGCCCACGTCGAGCCTGCATCGGCTCGGTGTGGCGTTTAATCAAATGGCCGACAATATCAACACACTCATCATCAGCAAAAAACAGCTGATAGATGGCATCGCCCACGAACTGCGCACGCCGTTGGTTCGTCTGCGCTATCGCTTGGCCATGAGTGAAAATCTGTCTGAATCAGAACAAACGGCGTTAAATCGTGATATCGCGCAGCTCGAAGGGTTGATAGACGAACTGCTGACCTACGCTCGCCTTGACCGCCCTCAGGTGGAAACGAATTTAGAAGCTATCGATCTGCCGAAATGGTTAGCCGAACGCATCGCAGATTTTCAAATGATTCATCCAGAGCATGAAATTATGCTCGATATCCCTCACGTCGGCGATTTTGGCGCGGTCGATCTGCGGCTGATGGAGCGTGTATTAGATAATTTAGTGAACAATGCCCTACGTTACAGCCAGAAAAAACTGCGCATTGGGCTGTGGCTGGATGGCGACGTTGCCTGTTTACAAATTGACGACGATGGCCCAGGGATTCCGCCAGAAGAGCGCGAAAGAGTCTTTGAACCCTTTGTTCGCTTAGATCCCAGCCGCGATCGGGCAACCGGTGGCTGTGGGCTTGGGCTCGCTATTGTGTACAGCATTGCTCAAGCCTACCAAGGCACTATTTCTGCCAGCGGTAGCTCGCTGGGCGGTGCTTCCATGCTATTTACCTGGCCACGCCGTCAGGCTGATACCGTGCCGGTTATCAATACACCAAGTGATAACCGCTTATAATTTTTATTGCCTCTATACCCCAAAATAATTGGCGTTGCCGCGCTTCTAGTTTGAAGGTATGGACGCCATTTGGAGCCTACGATGACAAACGCTTACCAGCATCTTCGCGACACGTTTACTCGCCTGTCTCGCTTCTCGCACCTTTCCGCCATTACCGGTTGGGATATGCAAACACAAATGCCTGCCGGTGGAAGCCAAGCACGAGCAGAAGCCCTCGCCGAACTAAGCGTTCTGATGCACCAAACGTTAACCGCCCCGCAGGTTGCAGACTGGATCGAACAGGCTAAAAGTGAAGATTTGAACCCAGAGCAACAGGCTAACCTCGCTGAAATTGCACGTCGCTATCAGCAGGCCGTGATCTTGCCAGAAAAATTTGTTTCCGCGAAATCATTAGCCGGTATGCAATGCGAGCACGCATGGCGTACTCAGCGTCCGAATAATGATTGGGATGGATTCGTCAAAAAC harbors:
- a CDS encoding LysR family transcriptional regulator, encoding MQINLFELIKIFIEIVESGSFTRAAENLQIHRPAVTKALQQLEQHSGVRLLQRTTRQINLTPEGEDFYQRSKPLLAQADDLLESFAPDRPLSGQLRVDMPISFAALRVVPKLPDFYRMHPNIEIILSCSDRRRNMLREGLDCVLRMGELEDGDYISRPLGNIDMLTCASPGYLAAHGRLDTLEDLQHHQAVNWVNSSSRQSMPWIFKTETGTTEIHPPGKLVMDNSEAYIVAGLAGLGLLQGMRFFLQPYLDSGRLVEVLPNYPVPHRKLSLLYPHRHLSRKVRAFAEWLEALLRKS
- a CDS encoding NAD(P)H-dependent flavin oxidoreductase → MQNNRICQILGIEKPVIQGPLSWLTDARLVAAVSNAGGLGVLGPNAGLTAETAVSTPHETAEKMREEIRKTKALTEKPFGVNLIPLPENDIWTPPILQVIKEEGVKVVVYTAYGEGAVIPALFNELKAAGIAIIYRDLNPTPENTRIAEAAGADIIVATGFDEGGTLPGKALGTFSVVPLIADAVKNVPVLAAGGITDSRTAKAAHALGASGVFAGSVFISTEESRVPQSIKDKIIHSDGLDMQLFRTQPAYYRSLPGKLTEKLVAMDKAGASNEEIGKVMGGLRGLRIGMLEGNTDEGYISLGTGIGSIREVKSVADVVNELTV
- the rstB gene encoding two-component system sensor histidine kinase RstB, producing the protein MRKLFVQFYLLLFVCFLVMAMLVGLVYKVTAERAGRQSMDDLMKSSLYLIRSELREIPPRDWNKTINKLDWNLSFKFHIEPLGKRQLPSDLEKKLRNGEIVALDSEYSFIQRIPRSHYVLAVGPIPYLFYLHEMRLLDLALLLFIGLSLALPVFLWMRPHWQDLLKLENAAQRLGEGHLEERTHFEPTSSLHRLGVAFNQMADNINTLIISKKQLIDGIAHELRTPLVRLRYRLAMSENLSESEQTALNRDIAQLEGLIDELLTYARLDRPQVETNLEAIDLPKWLAERIADFQMIHPEHEIMLDIPHVGDFGAVDLRLMERVLDNLVNNALRYSQKKLRIGLWLDGDVACLQIDDDGPGIPPEERERVFEPFVRLDPSRDRATGGCGLGLAIVYSIAQAYQGTISASGSSLGGASMLFTWPRRQADTVPVINTPSDNRL
- the rstA gene encoding two-component system response regulator RstA, with the translated sequence MNNIVFVEDDQEVGQLIAAYLGKHDLDVTIEPRGDTAMETITRLNPDLVLLDIMLPGKDGMTLCRDLRPVYKGPIVLLTSLDSDMNHILSLEMGANDYILKTTPPAVLLARLRLHLRQHQPQAIESEATPVNTRNGIHFGQLRIDPVNRQVTLKDKNINLSTSDFDLLWELATHAGTIMDRDALLLTLRGVSYDGMDRSIDVAISRLRRKLDDNAIDPFRIKTVRNKGYLFAPNAWE
- the folM gene encoding dihydromonapterin reductase encodes the protein MTNAYSSPVLITGGARRIGLALAHALLSQGTAVIVAYRSEYPALEGLRNAGAMCIQGDFTQTDEIYRFAEQVKAHTPKLRAVIHNASAWLAESPEIAPEQTLASMLQIHVYTPYLLNQLLEPLLIGQGEAGADIIHITDYVVERGSAKHIAYAASKAALDNMTRSFAAKLAPEVKVNAVAPALIMFNAMDDDEYRQKALDKSLMKIAPGEHEIVNTIEFLLNSRFVTGRTISVDGGRPLR